In Nycticebus coucang isolate mNycCou1 chromosome 9, mNycCou1.pri, whole genome shotgun sequence, the following are encoded in one genomic region:
- the LOC128593594 gene encoding LOW QUALITY PROTEIN: suppressor of IKBKE 1-like (The sequence of the model RefSeq protein was modified relative to this genomic sequence to represent the inferred CDS: substituted 2 bases at 2 genomic stop codons) translates to MSCTIEKILTDAKTLLERLREHDAAAESLEDQSAALHRRVAAMREAGRRFQTSALSLSVFVQFQEDASDMKDMTKYKPHILLSQENTQIRDLQQENRELWVSLEEHQDALELIRSKXGNRCYNXWLLKKAVDAEPVLKAHQSHSAETESQIDRICEMGEVMRKAVQVDDDQFCKIQEKLAQLELENKELRELLSIGSESLQIRKENSMDTASQDIK, encoded by the coding sequence ATGAGCTGCACCATCGAAAAAATCCTGACAGACGCCAAAACGCTATTGGAGAGGCTGCGGGAACATGATGCAGCCGCCGAGTCGCTGGAGGATCAGTCAGCGGCCCTGCACCGGCGAGTGGCCGCTATGCGAGAGGCGGGACGGCGCTTCCAGACCAGCGCGCTTAGTCTGTCTGTGTTTGTCCAGTTTCAAGAGGATGCATCCGATATGAAGGACATGACCAAATACAAACCTCACATTCTGCTGTCCCAAGAGAACACACAGATTAGAGACTTGCAGCAGGAAAACAGAGAGCTGTGGGTTTCCTTGGAGGAACACCAGGATGCTTTGGAACTCATCAGGAGCAAGTAGGGAAACAGATGTTACAATTAATGGTTGCTAAAAAAAGCAGTGGATGCTGAACCAGTCCTGAAAGCTcaccagtctcactctgcagaAACTGAAAGTCAGATTGACagaatctgtgaaatgggagaagTGATGAGGAAAGCGGTTCAGGTGGATGATGACCAGTTTTGTAAGATTCAGGAAAAACTAGCCCAATTAGAGCTTGAAAATAAGGAACTTCGAGAATTATTGTCCATCGGCAGTGAGTCTCTACAGATCAGAAAGGAAAACTCAATGGACACTGCTTCCCAAGACATCAAATAA